The Tenebrio molitor chromosome 2, icTenMoli1.1, whole genome shotgun sequence DNA segment TTAATTGCGATGAATATTTGGTTCCACAAAATATTAATGTGGACGACATTATTAAAAGCGATCGTCTGATGAGAAATTACTTAGACTGTGTTTTGGGAAAGGGTAAATGTACACCCGAAGGCGAGGAACTAAAGAGTAAGAAATttctacatattttataaatattaaacaagtgatttttttttttgcagaagATATTCCGGATGCCTTGCAGAACGAATGTGCCAAATGCAACGACAAACATAAAGAAGGTATAAAGAAAGTTCTTCGTCATATTATAGAAAATAAGCCTGAATGGTGGCAAGAGCTCCAGGCTAAATTTGACCCCAAGGGAGAATATAAGCAAAAATATAATGCATTTTTGAAGGAAGAAGGACTAATACGTTAAAGCTCTGAACGgttacaataatttaatttacaaaaaagttTATGTAGCATGTCAtagaatatttaaataaaatgaattaaaacgTAAACATTATActcttatatttttattgagcAAGTTGTCTTCCGAATAAGGTTGCAAGCCAGAAGTCCGTTATTTATTGTCCTATTTCAGTAAACAAAAGAAACCAAAGCAAATGATTTAAAAGAACTATAgaaagttgattttttttagtgttAAACGacggttattttttttaatt contains these protein-coding regions:
- the LOC138122968 gene encoding ejaculatory bulb-specific protein 3-like, with the protein product MILTIFLIFSSVQMFVNCDEYLVPQNINVDDIIKSDRLMRNYLDCVLGKGKCTPEGEELKKDIPDALQNECAKCNDKHKEGIKKVLRHIIENKPEWWQELQAKFDPKGEYKQKYNAFLKEEGLIR